The window GGATCTGAAGATAGGATTTGGCATGGAAAGAATGCCTTGTGGACAGTTTGAGGCAAATGCTGTTTTCTTTAGAATAGGTGTTATAGCGTATAATACTTACAAATTGTTTGTTCTGCATGCTCTGGATAGATCGTGGCATAAGCATCAGGTACAAACAGTGCGATGGCGATTGTATCAAATAGCTGGAAAGATTGTATATCATAGTGGACAAACCTTCTTGAAAGTGAGAAAGGCTTTATGCCGGATGTTTAAAGATATTCGTCTGAGAATATGGGAGTTTGCCAATACTTAGGATACAGATTAGGAGAAAAAAGGATTTTTGGCCTATACAGGAAAGTTATGTCTTAAATAGCTGTTATAAGACCTGGTCAGGTCTTATAAGAAAGAAAATGCCTAAATAAAGATTATTTTCTGTCCTCTGAACTGTTTTTGAAGACTGAAATGACAAAATTTGGAGATATGTTTAAATCAATGTCGGATTTTGGGTGTATAACATGAAACTTGCTGGATATGAGGTCATTAGAAAGATTGCTTCCGGTGGTATGAGCGATGTGTTTCAGGCAAAGAGGCTCTATGACAATAAATTAATTGCTATAAAGTTAATTAACTCGCACATATCAAAAAATACAGAAGCAGTGAAAAGATTTTATGCAGAAGCTGAGCTTGTGATGAGCTTGAATCATCCTAATATTGTCGAGGTTTTTTCTCTGGAAAGGAATAAAAAAACGCCTTTCATAACAATGGAGTATATAGAAGGAAAAACATTAAGGGAGCTTCTTAATAAAAAACGTCTACTTGATAATCAGACCATTATAAATATTAGTTTGGATATAACAAAAGGACTGGAATATATTCACTCTAAAGGAATTATTCACAAGGATATAAAGCCTAAGAATATTCTTATTACAAACACTACAGCTAAAATAAGTGATTTTGGAATTGCTTCTTATGGGCTAACTGCGTATTCTCATAGACAGGGAGCTCCTAGCTATATGTCTCCGGAACAGATCAAAGGAAGAGATATTGACCACAGAACTGATATATACAGCCTTGGAATTACAATGTATGAAATGGCAACTGGGCAAGTGCCCTTCAAGGGATCCGGAGATCGGGAGATACTGACAAAGCACCTAGGTCTTAAGCCCAGATCCATAAAACAAATCAATAGCGAAATACATCCAAATATTGAAAGCACCATTATGAAAATGCTTGAAAAATTACCTGCAAATAGGTATCAGACAGCAAGCATGCTGCAGCTTGACTTACTTGAAATCAATATGGAACTCTCCTCGTAGATTACACTATATACATCTTATTAGCATCATCCTGCCCAAACTCCCTTTTTGTTTGAAAA of the bacterium genome contains:
- a CDS encoding transposase; the protein is DLKIGFGMERMPCGQFEANAVFFRIGVIAYNTYKLFVLHALDRSWHKHQVQTVRWRLYQIAGKIVYHSGQTFLKVRKALCRMFKDIRLRIWEFANT
- a CDS encoding serine/threonine protein kinase, with the protein product MKLAGYEVIRKIASGGMSDVFQAKRLYDNKLIAIKLINSHISKNTEAVKRFYAEAELVMSLNHPNIVEVFSLERNKKTPFITMEYIEGKTLRELLNKKRLLDNQTIINISLDITKGLEYIHSKGIIHKDIKPKNILITNTTAKISDFGIASYGLTAYSHRQGAPSYMSPEQIKGRDIDHRTDIYSLGITMYEMATGQVPFKGSGDREILTKHLGLKPRSIKQINSEIHPNIESTIMKMLEKLPANRYQTASMLQLDLLEINMELSS